The segment CGCCCCGCTGGCGCCGGCAACGCAGCCCACGCGGATTCTTGGACAGGCTCCTAGCCAAAGCGCCCCGTGATGTAGTCCTCCGTCTGCCTCTCTCGCGGGTTCGTGAAGATCTGCCGGGTCACGCCGAACTCGATGAGCTTGCCCTCGTAGAGAAAGGCGGTGAAGTCGGATACGCGGGCCGCCTGCTGCATGTTGTGGGTGACGATGAGGATGGTGTAGCGGCCGCGCAGTTCACCGATGAGTTCCTCGATGCGCAGCGTGGCCTGGGGGTCGAGGGCGCTGGTGGGTTCGTCCATCAGCAGGATTTCGGGGTCCACGGCCAGGGCGCGGGCGATGCACAGGCGCTGCTGCTGGCCGCCGGAGAGGCCGAGGGCGTTGTCGCCCAGGCGGTCCTTGACCTCGGCCCAGAGCGCGGCGCGGGTGAGGCTGCGCTCGACAATGTCTGTGAGCTGCGTCTTGCTCAGCCCGCCGTGGATGCGGGGGCCGTAGGCCACATTGTCGAACACGCTCTTGGGGAAGGGGTTGGGCTTCTGGAAGACCATGCCCACCCGGCGTCGAAGGGCCACCACGTCAATCTGGGGGCCGTAGATCTCTTCGCCCTCGAGGAGGAGCCTGCCGCCGGTGCGGCAGGCAGGGATCAGGTCGTTCATGCGGTTGATGGCGCGCAGGAAGGTGCTCTTGCCGCAGCCGCTGGGGCCGATGATCGCGGTAACCTGGCCGGCCGGGATGCCGAAGCTGACCTTCCTCACGGCCTCTTTCGAGCCGTAGAAGATCGAGAACTCCTCGGCCTGAACGGTGTCTTCGATGCCCGCGCTGGCCGCGCCGAGCCGGTCCTGGAACATGTCTTCTTGGACTGTGAAGGTGCCCATGGCTCATCCCTTCAGTTTCTTCGATATGCGGGCCCGCAGGATGATGGCCGTCAGGTTCAGGACAAGGACGAGGGCGACGAGGGTGAGGACCATTCCGTACTGCACGTGGCGGATTTCGTCCACAGCCTGGTGCTCGGTGGAGATGTTGTAGACGTTCCAGGAGAGCGCAGGCGTGGGCTGGGTGAAGGTTTCGAGGACGCTGAGCGGTTGGCCGACGCTGACGGCAGCGGTGAAGATGATGGGGGCGGTTTCGCCCGCCGCCCGGCCCATGGAGATGACGATGCCTGTGAGGATTCCCGGCAGAGCGGCGGGGAGGATGACGGTGACGATGGTGCCCCACTGGCTGGCGCCGAGGCTGAGCGCGGCCTCCTTGTAGGTGTGCGGCACGGCGCGGATGGCCTCCTCTGAGGCCCGGATGATCGTGGGCAGCACGAGGAGCGCCAGGGTGAGCGAGCCGGCGAGCACGCTCTTCGAGTGCGAGACGCGCATCGTGTGGATGAAGAAGGCAAGGCCGAAGAGCCCGAAGACGATGCTAGGCACGCCGGCCAGGGTACTGATGAACATCCGCAGGGTGCTCACGAACCGTCCCTCGCGCGAGTACTCGACGAGGAAGATGGCCGAGATGACGCCCATCGGGACCGCGAAGAGCATGGAGCCGAGCGTGAGGTAGAGGGTGCCGAGCATCTCGGGCCATACACCGCCGAAGAAGTGGGCGTCGTGCGACGTGTCGGTGAGGAAGCGCCAGTAGAAGGTGCGGCGGGGACGCAGCATGGCCTCCAGGTGCTGCTCCACGTAGGCAAAGAGCGGCTCCAGGGCGGTGCCTTTGAACTCCTCCACGCGCGGCGAGAGCGTCTTCTTCGCCAGCTTCGTGGGGTCCGAGTAGTCGTAGCTCTCGACCATCAGCACGTCGCGGGCCTTCAGCAGGGCGCGGTCCCAGCGCGTCTGGCCGTACTGCTCGCGGATAAGGGCGGGCCGTGCTTCGCCCGGGAAGGGGCCGAGGAGCGCGCGGAGGCGGCCCTTCAAGTCGTCCAAAGGGGCCTCGTACTTCCTTCGGAACAGGAGGCCGCCCTTCTCCATCTCGTGGTCGAAGGCGGCGAGCATGTCGTAGACGGGCCGGCGGGCGGCCCGCGCCTCGGCGACCTCGGCCTCGACGGCCCTGCGGCTGCCGCGCTCGAACTTGTCGAGCATCAGCTTGCGGAACTCGACCGTGCCTCGGAACCAGAAGGCGCCGGCGCCGCGGACGAGGATGGGGAGGAGGATGACGAGGAGCGACGCGGCGATGAGGGCGATGGAGAACAGCCCCAGGCCCGAGAACGCCTTGTCGAGCAGTTTGCGGGTGCCAAGCGTCATGCTAGTGCCCCATCCTCCGCTTCGTCCGGCGCACGGCCCATTCGCTGAACAGGTTGAGGGTGAAGCAGACGACGAGCAGGCCGATGGCCAGCGCGAGGAGCACGCTGTAGCGCTCCGACCCCGTCACGTGGTCGGCCTCGCCCATGTCGCCGGCAATGGTGGCGGTGAGGGTGCGGACGGGCTGGGTGAGGTCGTACCAGGGCTTGGGAATCTGGCTGGCATTGCCGGAGGCCATCCACACAACCATCGTGTCGCCGATGGCCCGCATGACGCCCAGGATCACCGCGGCGCCCAGGCCGCTGCTGGCAGCGGGGATGACCACGCGGATGATGGTCTCGGCCCGCGTGGCGCCCAGGGCGTAGCTGCCCTCGCGCAGTTCGCGGCCCACGGCCTGTAGCGCGTCCTCGGACACGCTCACGACCGTGGGCAGGGCCATGATACCGAGGATGATGGAGACATTCAGGGCGTTCGTGCCGCTGGGGATCGCCAGCCCGGCCAAGGCACCGGTCGCCCATCGAAGGCCGAGGAACGCGGCGACGCCCAGGGCGGCGGCGACGCCCCAGCGGGCCGCCGGCCGCCACGCCGCACGGCAGCGGACCGTGGCCAACTCGCTGGCCACGACCACCGTCAGGGCGGCGACGGGCGCTCCCACGGCCCAGCCGGCGGCGGAGAGCAGCGTGCCCCCGTTGTCCTGAAGGAGTGGGGCGAAGACCACGAGAGCAAAGAAGCCATAGGCCACCGAGGGGATGGCGGCCAGCATCTCGATCACCGGCTTCACGTACTGCCGGGTGCGAAAAGGCAACACGTCGCTCAGGCACACCGCCGTGGCGATGCCCAGGGGCACGGCCACGAGGATGGCCCCGGCCGTGACCAGCGCGCTCCCGACGAAGATGGACAAGGCGCCGAATGCCGGTGGACGGCCCGACGGGTACCATTCGAGGGCCGTGAACAGCTCCATCACGCCGCGCGACCGGAAGAACGGGATGGCGTCCCTGGCGATGAAGTAGAAGATGAAGAGGACGGCGAGGACGGAGCTGGACGTGATGG is part of the Planctomycetota bacterium genome and harbors:
- the pstB gene encoding phosphate ABC transporter ATP-binding protein PstB: MFQDRLGAASAGIEDTVQAEEFSIFYGSKEAVRKVSFGIPAGQVTAIIGPSGCGKSTFLRAINRMNDLIPACRTGGRLLLEGEEIYGPQIDVVALRRRVGMVFQKPNPFPKSVFDNVAYGPRIHGGLSKTQLTDIVERSLTRAALWAEVKDRLGDNALGLSGGQQQRLCIARALAVDPEILLMDEPTSALDPQATLRIEELIGELRGRYTILIVTHNMQQAARVSDFTAFLYEGKLIEFGVTRQIFTNPRERQTEDYITGRFG
- a CDS encoding PstC family ABC transporter permease encodes the protein MSTARSASRSLLLSKRASRLQRLGSLAGKGLLLAITSSSVLAVLFIFYFIARDAIPFFRSRGVMELFTALEWYPSGRPPAFGALSIFVGSALVTAGAILVAVPLGIATAVCLSDVLPFRTRQYVKPVIEMLAAIPSVAYGFFALVVFAPLLQDNGGTLLSAAGWAVGAPVAALTVVVASELATVRCRAAWRPAARWGVAAALGVAAFLGLRWATGALAGLAIPSGTNALNVSIILGIMALPTVVSVSEDALQAVGRELREGSYALGATRAETIIRVVIPAASSGLGAAVILGVMRAIGDTMVVWMASGNASQIPKPWYDLTQPVRTLTATIAGDMGEADHVTGSERYSVLLALAIGLLVVCFTLNLFSEWAVRRTKRRMGH
- the pstA gene encoding phosphate ABC transporter permease PstA, producing MTLGTRKLLDKAFSGLGLFSIALIAASLLVILLPILVRGAGAFWFRGTVEFRKLMLDKFERGSRRAVEAEVAEARAARRPVYDMLAAFDHEMEKGGLLFRRKYEAPLDDLKGRLRALLGPFPGEARPALIREQYGQTRWDRALLKARDVLMVESYDYSDPTKLAKKTLSPRVEEFKGTALEPLFAYVEQHLEAMLRPRRTFYWRFLTDTSHDAHFFGGVWPEMLGTLYLTLGSMLFAVPMGVISAIFLVEYSREGRFVSTLRMFISTLAGVPSIVFGLFGLAFFIHTMRVSHSKSVLAGSLTLALLVLPTIIRASEEAIRAVPHTYKEAALSLGASQWGTIVTVILPAALPGILTGIVISMGRAAGETAPIIFTAAVSVGQPLSVLETFTQPTPALSWNVYNISTEHQAVDEIRHVQYGMVLTLVALVLVLNLTAIILRARISKKLKG